From Chlamydiifrater volucris, one genomic window encodes:
- a CDS encoding autotransporter domain-containing protein: MKWLSATAVFTAALPSLIALGETSVTLNKNKTGLSVTESTNNFTQVADPSGTIYTIDGDVTLSSYNSVPPPTPTPQPDTSQSSSGASDSQSQQNQQSETTGTTPAVKTANPDSKKYTQGGAFRNPYDYASMGIVTDPDTPGSLTISKVTVPDEGGGIYSKGPLTIEGLDNLTFTGNSSQKEGGAIFCESTTTIADIIDAITFTGNSAIVPTPPASEGAQANVVLADPPAPRGNGGAISSKGKLLIENFGSMNLSKNTASGSGGAFYSDGIIEISGSPGSTFANENASGKNGGALASASDIILHDLDSAKFSSNKSEEKGGAIYAGGSVTISGDKGSSSVFFSANRSKQDGGGVYSSKTTDFRDASEIKFLANTAGVVATPAEEDVKSTSAEKLAKTLLKKVSLQLASEKDSSEGSPGNGGGLYSTEDITISGILSTVLFQGNTATGDGGGAYANKHFNCQHTRRLQFANNTATKSGGGLYSKESISWSNLSGTTLFSSNVASEKGGGIYVGDSKSVTLTNLEKLELSGNQASSGGAVYAPEGFTITFDPSTATILPETPPYAPKPDISAFGDVIISGNKATTVQNSPEQVTALQVSQPTENQGGGIYSKKVSFSNLNSVSITGNSAQKGGGIYSTESVNSHSIQTLSTKRQKAVAIKGGISREIPEDLKSSDVLFDYIGSVSLASNSATDSGGGIHAKAVCFNNLGNLSLTGNTAQVSGGAIYSTEKLNVKGITNVSASNNKGLQSGGAIHAKSFSLDTCRNVNFSGNTVTVAKQAVKESSTDYGGGAIYGETVTISSSLESGVSFLENSAKTLASAQEIAALPASSTVAYGGGISTKTSLTLSGRTNFSSNVADQGGALASQGTIDISGSSNFSENKALTGGGGAIYSAGNLTLKGSAVFSGNTAKEKGSAIHLKSSQSNSTTSSITATSTILFSDNISAPSTAKRSSAKVKTAPSGAAIFGEKNGSSTPPKLTLTADSGDIIFRNNAIGNTSDSSKFCSIGGDIDLTLNANKGSIYFYDAVNTSGSTSNTCEINKSNSSSYSGQIIFSGTEHNNKSTIGQKVELCSGTLILDKAELTVNSFTQTGGNLVMGAGSALIAKGPSANFSLLSKEKENQKFSTKAEVIHSSHPPVSPKNAGANGITITNLFIDISGLINGDGQTNAPKIDIAAENSGSSVDLSNASITIVDPNGDLYQNPALGKNLNLKLIDLPDNHGAITGLKLYGDIKPLKGYMGTWALKTGSNNQITAEWTFDRYQQWAYVPRESSYYLNSLVGARASLVAVKQGILNNCLSSARFDDPLYNVVWTSGVGTFLQIEEHAGAAALNYSSKGYIAALDSKPNPDLILGAAFSQMFGRTKTEKMHKDYDYYNSEHSYQTTFYAGCPVYLLSRNYRNKRPVLWQGVLSYAYMKHRSRTFYPSIWDKNLADWHDRAWVLDSRLTFDFREPTVDSSARLSAFLGCECISLRQSSFEESYYNPRKFDSTSYRYIALPTGFAMEGTLLLEYALLYNKMMVAYTPAIFRNEPMARYKVLSDGTKGVVRGNVPPRNTARIELHNNTQFAPCWSLYGSYTMEAGENSFVQMLNLGSRMVF; this comes from the coding sequence ATGAAGTGGCTTTCTGCTACGGCTGTTTTCACCGCAGCACTTCCTTCTCTGATTGCACTTGGAGAAACCAGTGTCACCCTGAACAAGAATAAAACTGGTCTCTCTGTAACAGAATCTACGAATAATTTTACTCAAGTCGCTGACCCATCCGGAACTATATACACGATAGACGGAGACGTCACACTTTCCAGTTACAACTCTGTTCCTCCCCCAACTCCAACTCCTCAACCAGACACAAGTCAAAGCTCTTCTGGTGCCTCTGACTCCCAATCACAACAAAATCAACAATCTGAAACAACAGGAACAACCCCCGCAGTTAAAACAGCAAATCCTGACAGCAAAAAGTATACTCAGGGTGGAGCGTTTCGTAACCCATACGATTACGCTTCTATGGGCATAGTCACAGATCCAGACACTCCAGGATCTTTGACCATTTCTAAAGTCACTGTTCCTGATGAAGGCGGAGGTATTTATTCGAAAGGACCTCTTACTATTGAAGGACTAGACAACCTTACATTCACTGGAAACTCATCACAAAAGGAAGGTGGTGCTATTTTCTGTGAATCAACAACTACAATTGCAGATATCATAGATGCCATCACGTTCACTGGAAACTCTGCTATCGTCCCCACTCCTCCGGCCTCGGAGGGTGCTCAAGCTAACGTCGTTCTAGCTGATCCTCCCGCACCAAGGGGAAATGGGGGCGCCATATCCTCCAAAGGGAAGTTGTTGATAGAAAATTTTGGATCCATGAACCTCAGCAAGAACACAGCCTCTGGTTCTGGGGGAGCTTTTTATTCTGATGGTATCATAGAAATCTCCGGATCACCCGGATCTACTTTTGCCAACGAGAATGCTTCTGGCAAAAATGGAGGAGCTCTAGCTTCGGCGTCCGACATTATTTTACATGACTTGGATTCTGCCAAATTTAGTTCTAACAAATCAGAAGAAAAGGGCGGAGCCATCTACGCTGGAGGATCTGTAACCATATCCGGTGATAAGGGATCTTCCTCTGTTTTCTTTTCAGCCAATAGATCAAAACAAGACGGAGGCGGAGTATATTCTAGTAAAACCACAGATTTCCGTGATGCAAGCGAAATTAAATTTCTTGCAAACACAGCTGGAGTTGTAGCAACCCCAGCTGAAGAAGACGTAAAATCAACTTCTGCGGAGAAATTAGCCAAAACACTTCTGAAAAAAGTAAGTCTACAACTTGCCTCTGAAAAAGATTCTTCCGAGGGCTCCCCAGGAAATGGTGGGGGTCTCTATTCCACTGAAGATATCACAATATCTGGGATACTATCGACAGTCCTATTTCAAGGAAATACTGCAACAGGAGATGGTGGAGGGGCATACGCTAACAAACACTTTAACTGCCAACACACTCGGCGATTACAGTTTGCTAACAACACTGCCACTAAAAGTGGCGGAGGTTTATATTCCAAGGAAAGCATCTCTTGGTCAAATTTATCAGGAACTACTTTATTTAGCTCTAACGTTGCAAGTGAAAAAGGCGGAGGAATTTATGTCGGGGACAGCAAGTCCGTCACCCTTACAAATCTGGAGAAATTAGAACTTTCTGGGAACCAAGCTTCTTCTGGAGGAGCCGTATATGCCCCAGAAGGTTTCACCATTACTTTTGATCCATCTACAGCAACAATCTTACCAGAAACTCCTCCCTATGCTCCGAAACCTGACATCTCAGCTTTTGGAGATGTAATTATCTCTGGGAATAAAGCCACTACAGTCCAGAATTCTCCCGAACAAGTAACCGCTCTACAAGTATCCCAGCCGACCGAGAACCAGGGGGGAGGGATTTATTCCAAAAAAGTTTCTTTCTCCAATCTAAACTCAGTGTCTATTACAGGAAACTCTGCTCAAAAAGGTGGAGGAATCTATTCTACGGAATCCGTTAATTCTCACTCCATTCAAACCCTATCCACAAAAAGGCAAAAAGCTGTTGCGATTAAGGGAGGAATTTCTAGAGAAATCCCCGAAGATTTAAAATCTTCTGATGTGTTATTCGACTACATAGGATCTGTTTCTCTGGCTTCCAACTCTGCTACAGACAGCGGTGGAGGAATTCATGCGAAAGCCGTTTGTTTCAATAATCTCGGGAACCTTTCTCTAACTGGGAATACTGCTCAAGTTTCAGGTGGAGCTATTTACTCCACAGAGAAATTAAATGTGAAAGGAATTACTAACGTATCCGCTTCCAACAACAAAGGGCTCCAATCTGGAGGGGCCATTCATGCAAAAAGTTTTTCTTTAGACACATGTAGAAACGTAAATTTCTCTGGCAATACCGTCACGGTTGCTAAACAAGCTGTTAAAGAATCCTCTACAGACTATGGCGGAGGTGCTATTTATGGAGAAACAGTTACTATTTCTTCCTCCCTTGAAAGTGGCGTATCATTTTTAGAAAATTCGGCCAAAACATTGGCTAGCGCCCAAGAGATTGCTGCTCTTCCTGCGTCTAGCACAGTTGCCTACGGAGGCGGAATTAGCACAAAAACTAGCCTAACATTGAGTGGTAGAACTAACTTTTCTAGCAACGTTGCAGATCAAGGGGGAGCTTTAGCTAGTCAAGGAACAATTGACATTAGCGGTTCTTCCAATTTTTCTGAAAATAAAGCATTAACTGGAGGTGGTGGAGCTATCTATTCTGCGGGCAATTTAACCTTAAAGGGAAGCGCCGTATTCTCCGGGAATACTGCCAAAGAAAAAGGAAGTGCTATCCATTTAAAGTCTTCCCAATCTAACAGTACAACTTCTTCGATTACTGCCACTTCAACTATCTTATTTTCTGATAATATTTCAGCTCCTTCTACGGCTAAGCGTTCTTCTGCAAAGGTTAAGACTGCTCCTTCAGGAGCTGCTATCTTTGGAGAGAAAAACGGATCCTCTACGCCCCCAAAGTTAACATTAACTGCTGACTCGGGCGATATTATTTTTAGAAATAATGCTATAGGGAACACAAGTGATTCTTCTAAATTCTGTAGCATTGGCGGAGATATCGATTTAACCCTTAATGCAAATAAAGGCTCCATTTATTTTTATGATGCGGTAAATACCTCCGGGAGCACTTCTAACACCTGCGAAATAAATAAATCTAATAGCAGTTCCTACTCAGGACAAATTATTTTCTCTGGAACCGAGCACAACAACAAGTCTACTATTGGGCAAAAAGTAGAACTTTGTTCTGGAACATTGATTCTTGACAAAGCAGAGCTAACAGTAAATTCCTTCACACAGACTGGAGGGAACCTAGTAATGGGAGCAGGTAGCGCTCTCATAGCCAAAGGTCCTTCGGCAAATTTTTCTCTTCTTTCAAAGGAAAAAGAAAACCAGAAATTTTCGACCAAAGCTGAAGTTATTCACTCTAGCCATCCACCTGTAAGTCCAAAAAATGCAGGAGCTAATGGAATCACTATTACCAACTTATTTATCGATATCAGTGGATTGATCAATGGAGATGGACAAACAAATGCCCCCAAAATTGATATAGCAGCAGAGAATAGCGGGAGTTCTGTCGACCTATCCAATGCCTCTATCACTATAGTTGACCCAAACGGAGATCTGTACCAAAACCCTGCCCTAGGAAAAAATCTTAATCTTAAACTAATTGACCTTCCCGACAATCATGGAGCAATTACGGGCCTCAAATTATATGGGGATATTAAACCATTGAAGGGTTACATGGGTACATGGGCTCTAAAGACTGGCAGCAATAATCAAATTACTGCTGAGTGGACCTTCGACCGTTATCAGCAGTGGGCATATGTTCCTCGAGAAAGCTCTTACTACTTAAACTCTTTAGTTGGAGCTAGAGCGTCTCTTGTAGCTGTCAAACAAGGGATTTTAAACAACTGCTTATCTTCGGCTCGATTTGATGATCCTTTATACAATGTTGTGTGGACATCAGGAGTAGGAACATTCTTGCAAATTGAAGAACATGCTGGTGCTGCCGCTCTCAACTACAGCTCAAAAGGATATATTGCTGCCTTAGATTCCAAACCCAATCCTGATCTTATCTTAGGGGCTGCGTTCTCTCAAATGTTTGGTAGAACAAAAACAGAGAAAATGCACAAAGATTATGACTATTATAACTCAGAGCACTCCTACCAGACTACGTTCTATGCGGGATGCCCAGTTTATCTACTTTCGAGAAACTATAGAAATAAACGACCTGTTCTCTGGCAAGGGGTTCTAAGTTACGCATACATGAAACACCGTTCCAGAACTTTCTACCCCTCTATATGGGACAAAAACCTTGCTGACTGGCACGACAGAGCCTGGGTTTTGGACAGCCGACTAACTTTCGACTTCCGAGAACCCACTGTAGATTCTTCTGCAAGACTATCCGCATTTTTGGGATGTGAATGCATATCCCTCAGACAGTCTTCTTTCGAAGAAAGTTATTACAACCCAAGAAAATTTGATTCCACCTCATATAGGTACATAGCCCTACCTACTGGTTTTGCTATGGAGGGAACTTTACTTTTGGAATACGCGCTTCTATACAATAAAATGATGGTTGCCTATACCCCTGCCATCTTCAGAAACGAACCTATGGCTAGGTACAAGGTCTTATCGGATGGAACAAAAGGTGTCGTCAGAGGAAACGTACCCCCTAGAAACACAGCTCGTATTGAGCTTCACAACAACACGCAGTTTGCCCCCTGTTGGAGTTTATACGGCTCCTATACCATGGAGGCGGGAGAAAACTCCTTTGTACAGATGCTCAACCTTGGATCTAGGATGGTATTCTGA
- a CDS encoding metal ABC transporter solute-binding protein, Zn/Mn family, translating to MFLFLPSVSFGESPKKPLVLVSVSPYKFLVRSLAGDLVDVEAVVPVPADPHSYEPTLKQVQKMRSASLWFLSGEPFETSCAKAIICKSVNINDNVSVIPLSNETPCKHHRHLLYDTHTWLSPKNLKKQAQLVAEKLSELLPDKTDIVNANYLKIIAELDSLDEEITQVTAKATNRSILVTHPAFTYFCHDYGFRQIPIEHPHKKDISPRDLVKLLQIIKSNNLSTLVFSQRSGHKKSGHLLAKKLNIKEIHLDPYSDDVLENLKFIAAEFSHL from the coding sequence ATGTTTCTATTCCTTCCTTCAGTCTCTTTCGGAGAGTCTCCGAAGAAACCGTTGGTTTTGGTAAGCGTTTCCCCTTATAAATTTTTAGTTCGTTCCCTGGCGGGGGATCTCGTAGATGTGGAAGCTGTTGTCCCTGTACCTGCAGACCCTCACAGCTACGAGCCAACGCTCAAACAGGTACAAAAGATGCGCTCGGCATCTTTATGGTTTCTTTCAGGAGAACCCTTTGAAACATCTTGTGCGAAAGCAATTATTTGCAAATCGGTTAATATCAATGACAATGTGAGCGTCATTCCTTTGTCTAATGAAACCCCTTGCAAACACCACAGGCACCTTCTTTATGATACTCATACTTGGTTGAGTCCTAAAAATCTGAAAAAACAAGCCCAACTCGTGGCAGAGAAACTCTCAGAGCTTTTGCCTGATAAGACAGATATAGTGAACGCCAACTATCTAAAAATAATTGCGGAATTAGATTCTTTGGATGAAGAAATCACTCAGGTGACTGCTAAAGCAACCAACCGTTCTATTCTGGTTACTCACCCTGCATTCACATACTTCTGTCACGATTATGGGTTTCGCCAAATACCCATAGAGCACCCCCATAAAAAGGATATCTCCCCCAGAGATCTTGTGAAATTGCTGCAGATTATAAAAAGTAACAATCTTTCTACTCTCGTTTTTTCTCAGCGATCTGGGCACAAAAAAAGTGGACACTTGTTAGCTAAAAAACTCAATATTAAGGAAATTCATCTAGACCCTTATTCCGACGACGTGTTAGAAAATCTGAAATTCATTGCCGCTGAGTTTTCTCATCTATGA
- a CDS encoding metal ABC transporter ATP-binding protein, translated as MSICISVENLSFSYTDAPVLENVSCSVNYGDYVGVLGPNGGGKSTFLLLMLGLLKPSSGTVTIYDQQGQKNPQSIIGWVPQYFSFDKAFPISVEEVVLTGRITTLKWHGQYTRKDYQAVEEALDLVGLSSKKHSCFSHLSGGQMQRVLLARALCSNPSILILDEPTTNIDTKTQEYIYSILVELNQTQTIVMVTHDLHHTTKFFNKMFYLNKTLTPLSQNDQTDLYRSLRCCNNE; from the coding sequence ATGAGTATTTGTATTTCCGTAGAAAACCTATCTTTTAGTTACACAGATGCTCCTGTATTGGAAAATGTCTCTTGCTCTGTTAATTACGGAGATTACGTAGGTGTTCTGGGTCCTAACGGAGGGGGGAAAAGTACTTTTCTTCTTCTTATGTTAGGGTTATTGAAACCTTCTTCAGGCACGGTAACTATTTATGATCAGCAAGGACAAAAAAATCCCCAGTCTATCATAGGGTGGGTCCCTCAATACTTTTCTTTTGATAAAGCTTTCCCTATTTCCGTTGAAGAAGTTGTGTTAACAGGTCGTATTACTACTCTGAAATGGCATGGACAATACACCAGAAAAGATTATCAAGCTGTAGAGGAAGCCTTAGATCTAGTCGGGCTATCTTCTAAAAAACATTCTTGCTTCTCACATTTATCCGGAGGACAAATGCAGAGGGTCCTGTTGGCTAGAGCCCTATGTTCCAATCCTTCCATTCTTATCCTTGATGAGCCAACAACTAATATTGACACGAAAACTCAAGAATACATTTATTCTATTCTCGTGGAGTTAAATCAGACGCAAACGATTGTAATGGTGACTCACGATCTGCATCATACAACTAAATTTTTCAATAAAATGTTTTATTTAAACAAGACCCTCACACCACTATCACAAAACGATCAAACGGATTTGTATCGTTCCCTACGTTGTTGTAATAACGAGTAG
- a CDS encoding metal ABC transporter permease, producing MKLDFFKEMFNPLLLNSFLAALGASISGGIVGTYIVVRRIVSISGSISHSMLGGIGLTLWIQYHLNLDISPVYGALVGSIFLSIFIGKIHLKYREREDALIAMIWSVGMAVGIILFSMIPGFNSELIDFLLGNILWINGKDLKTLFILDAVIIITTIFCHNRFKAFCFDEKYMTLRGQSPQKWYFLLLTLVAAAIVLLIYTMGIILMLSMLVLPVTIACKFSYKMTRIMIVSSLLNIIFSFSGIIAAYFLDLPVGPTIALLMGIFYGLSLCIKTSVKA from the coding sequence ATGAAATTAGATTTTTTTAAAGAGATGTTCAATCCTCTATTACTAAACTCTTTCTTGGCTGCCCTAGGGGCATCCATATCGGGAGGTATTGTAGGCACATATATTGTGGTTAGACGCATAGTGTCTATTAGTGGTAGTATCTCTCATTCAATGCTTGGAGGAATAGGTCTGACTTTATGGATACAATATCACCTTAACTTAGATATCTCCCCTGTTTATGGAGCTTTGGTGGGTTCCATTTTTCTTTCTATCTTTATCGGCAAAATACACTTGAAGTACCGAGAAAGGGAAGATGCTCTTATAGCCATGATTTGGTCCGTAGGGATGGCTGTAGGTATTATATTGTTTTCTATGATTCCAGGATTCAATTCAGAGCTTATAGATTTTCTTTTAGGAAATATTCTTTGGATAAATGGGAAAGACTTAAAAACCTTGTTTATACTAGACGCCGTGATCATTATCACGACAATATTCTGCCACAATAGATTCAAAGCTTTCTGCTTCGATGAAAAATATATGACCCTTAGAGGTCAGTCTCCACAAAAGTGGTATTTCCTACTTCTGACCCTTGTAGCTGCAGCCATCGTACTTCTCATTTACACTATGGGTATTATACTCATGTTAAGCATGCTCGTCCTACCAGTAACTATAGCATGCAAATTCTCCTACAAGATGACAAGAATTATGATTGTATCTTCTCTTCTCAACATAATTTTTTCTTTTTCAGGCATTATCGCTGCCTACTTTTTAGATCTTCCCGTAGGCCCTACTATAGCTTTGTTAATGGGAATTTTCTATGGATTGAGCCTCTGTATTAAAACTTCTGTCAAAGCCTGA
- the obgE gene encoding GTPase ObgE, giving the protein MFTDKVVLELRAGKGGNGVVAWRKEKYLPKGGPYGGNGGNGGSVIVRTDNHVYCFEAYKNLRFLKAEDGRPGASNNRSGRNGKNLVLAVPPGTLLKNAETGELIKDFVREGEELIVCRGGRGGKGNSHFKSSTNRAPTQCTPGRPGEILRIELELKLIAHIGLVGFPNAGKSTLLNAMTYTEVKVGAYPFTTLRPSLGLLTRTNQYQKPLIVADIPGIIQGAHDNKGLGLDFLRHIERTGLLLYVVDVSCFERKNPVEDLKTLRKELRLYNPELLEKDAIVALNKVDELLEDEEEATMNLFAKEFPSFEFILVSGKTGQGIQALTEVLIQRLNP; this is encoded by the coding sequence TTGTTCACTGATAAGGTTGTTTTAGAGCTTCGCGCTGGGAAGGGTGGCAACGGCGTTGTTGCTTGGCGTAAAGAAAAGTACCTACCCAAGGGAGGACCCTATGGGGGTAACGGAGGTAACGGGGGATCTGTTATTGTACGTACGGATAATCATGTTTATTGTTTCGAGGCTTATAAGAACTTGCGATTTTTAAAAGCTGAAGATGGACGACCCGGGGCTTCAAATAATAGGTCTGGCAGGAACGGCAAGAATTTAGTGCTAGCCGTCCCTCCAGGCACTTTATTAAAAAATGCAGAAACTGGGGAGCTTATCAAAGATTTTGTCCGAGAAGGTGAAGAGCTTATTGTTTGCCGAGGAGGTCGAGGGGGGAAGGGAAACTCTCATTTTAAAAGCTCTACCAATAGAGCTCCTACACAGTGTACCCCAGGTAGGCCGGGTGAAATTTTGCGCATAGAATTAGAACTAAAATTGATTGCCCACATAGGGCTTGTAGGTTTTCCCAATGCAGGAAAATCAACATTACTTAATGCGATGACATATACAGAGGTAAAAGTTGGAGCTTATCCTTTTACGACTCTCAGACCCTCTTTAGGTCTTCTTACCCGTACTAATCAGTATCAAAAACCTTTAATTGTAGCCGATATTCCAGGAATTATTCAGGGTGCTCACGATAACAAAGGACTTGGGCTAGATTTCTTAAGACACATTGAGCGTACGGGCCTACTTCTTTATGTTGTGGATGTATCTTGTTTTGAAAGAAAGAATCCTGTGGAAGATTTAAAGACTCTTAGGAAAGAATTGAGACTCTATAATCCTGAACTTTTAGAAAAAGATGCTATTGTGGCTTTGAATAAGGTAGATGAATTACTCGAAGATGAAGAAGAAGCCACGATGAACTTATTTGCCAAAGAGTTTCCTAGCTTTGAGTTTATCCTTGTGTCTGGGAAGACAGGGCAAGGTATTCAGGCTTTGACAGAAGTTTTAATACAGAGGCTCAATCCATAG
- the rpmA gene encoding 50S ribosomal protein L27: protein MAHKKGQGASRNGRDSESKRLGMKVGCGQYVTTGSILVRQRGTKWRPSKNVGRGKDDTLFALVDGFVSMKKTNRTYVSVLPAASK from the coding sequence ATGGCACATAAGAAAGGACAGGGAGCCAGCCGTAACGGAAGAGATTCCGAGTCAAAGCGTTTGGGAATGAAAGTTGGTTGTGGTCAATACGTCACTACTGGAAGTATCTTAGTTAGGCAGCGAGGAACGAAGTGGAGACCTTCCAAAAATGTTGGAAGAGGTAAGGACGACACTCTGTTCGCTTTAGTTGATGGGTTCGTTTCTATGAAAAAAACGAACCGTACCTACGTTTCCGTTTTACCAGCTGCTAGCAAGTAA
- the rplU gene encoding 50S ribosomal protein L21: MEAYAIIQAGGKQYKVSAGDVVDVEMTSDIAVDSGTHVFSEVLFSCNGKEVKIGNPLLGKASVIADILGCVKGPKVTAYKYKKRKNCHRKLGHRQNYVRVKIRELSL; this comes from the coding sequence ATGGAAGCTTATGCTATAATTCAGGCTGGCGGTAAGCAATACAAAGTTTCTGCTGGGGATGTTGTGGATGTAGAGATGACCAGTGACATTGCAGTGGATTCTGGGACTCACGTTTTCTCCGAAGTATTGTTTTCCTGTAATGGTAAAGAGGTCAAAATAGGAAACCCTCTTCTAGGGAAGGCTAGCGTTATAGCAGATATTTTGGGTTGTGTAAAAGGTCCAAAAGTGACTGCTTATAAGTATAAAAAAAGAAAGAATTGTCATAGGAAACTTGGTCATAGACAAAACTATGTCAGAGTAAAGATCCGTGAGTTGTCGTTGTAA
- the ispF gene encoding 2-C-methyl-D-erythritol 2,4-cyclodiphosphate synthase: MQGNPEWIVRTGMGQDSHRFLPEGSTKPCILGGVIFEDVPGFQANSDGDVIFHALCNALTSITQNIILGKVADELLNSRGITDSGVYLEEAVNSLKPNQHISHVAITLEGSRPRFLPKALLVRESVSSALKIPLESVGITVTSGEGLSDYGCGDGVLCFCIVTVMEKVEDS; this comes from the coding sequence ATGCAAGGTAATCCCGAGTGGATAGTTAGGACTGGCATGGGCCAGGATAGTCATCGTTTCCTACCTGAGGGCTCGACTAAGCCATGTATCCTTGGAGGAGTTATTTTTGAAGATGTCCCCGGATTTCAGGCTAATTCTGATGGGGATGTGATTTTTCATGCTTTGTGTAATGCGCTCACTTCAATCACTCAAAACATTATTTTGGGCAAAGTGGCAGATGAACTGCTCAATTCTAGAGGCATCACGGATAGTGGGGTTTACCTTGAGGAAGCCGTCAATAGTCTAAAACCTAACCAGCATATTTCCCATGTAGCTATAACCCTAGAAGGCAGTAGACCTCGGTTTCTCCCAAAGGCCTTGCTTGTAAGAGAAAGTGTATCTTCTGCTCTAAAAATTCCTTTGGAGTCTGTAGGAATTACAGTCACCTCTGGAGAGGGGCTAAGCGACTACGGCTGTGGTGATGGGGTCTTGTGTTTTTGTATTGTTACGGTTATGGAGAAGGTGGAAGATTCCTAG
- a CDS encoding sulfite reductase flavoprotein subunit alpha, translating into MSDRDASLLGFVLKERSLLTKRDEVSGNEELVYSLKFSVKNVGALQYRVGDSLAILPENDPEAVDALLDALSLRGESPLLDPRTNKVFDAKTFLTKRADLDRLSEFSRSLFSEESCVQKDGRKVSLRELLLEYRPKIRLEDVTSLFSPLLPRFYSIASSPLWDRDSLELTVRSILVKGAHSSWPGVCSSYICNRIQENEEIQGYISPTQHFTLNENNQGKPLIMIGAGTGIAPYRAFMQERLYLQERAKNYLFFGERKRNSDFYYEDFWQRCCDQELLEVHLAFSRENDQKVYVQDKVLEKSTQIQNACASGAHIFVCGSKLMGAEIRKTLEIILGKETFKEFRKTKRFVADVY; encoded by the coding sequence ATGAGCGATAGAGATGCTTCTCTCCTGGGTTTTGTCTTGAAAGAGCGTTCCTTATTGACAAAAAGGGACGAAGTAAGTGGGAATGAGGAGTTGGTATATTCTCTTAAGTTTTCCGTAAAAAATGTTGGGGCGCTTCAATACCGCGTAGGGGATTCTTTAGCAATACTCCCCGAAAATGATCCCGAGGCTGTTGACGCTCTCTTGGATGCCCTTTCTTTGCGAGGGGAAAGCCCTCTTCTCGATCCTAGAACGAATAAAGTTTTTGATGCAAAAACCTTTCTTACCAAAAGAGCTGACTTGGATAGGCTCTCAGAATTTTCTAGGAGCTTGTTTTCTGAAGAGAGTTGTGTCCAAAAAGACGGAAGGAAAGTCTCTTTGAGGGAGTTGCTTCTCGAATATCGACCAAAAATACGTTTAGAGGATGTCACTTCACTTTTTTCTCCATTACTTCCTCGATTTTATTCGATAGCATCTTCTCCATTATGGGACAGAGATTCTTTAGAACTTACTGTACGTTCTATTCTCGTTAAAGGAGCGCATTCTTCGTGGCCAGGTGTTTGCTCTTCCTATATTTGTAATAGAATACAAGAAAATGAAGAGATACAGGGGTACATCAGTCCTACTCAACATTTTACTTTAAACGAAAACAATCAAGGAAAGCCTCTAATTATGATAGGGGCAGGAACAGGAATAGCTCCGTACAGAGCATTCATGCAGGAAAGATTGTATCTTCAAGAGCGCGCTAAAAATTATCTCTTCTTTGGGGAGCGCAAGCGTAACAGCGATTTCTATTACGAAGATTTTTGGCAAAGATGCTGTGATCAAGAATTGTTAGAGGTCCACTTGGCGTTTTCTAGAGAAAATGATCAAAAAGTATATGTGCAGGATAAAGTCCTAGAAAAGAGCACCCAAATCCAGAACGCATGCGCTTCTGGTGCTCACATTTTCGTTTGCGGTAGCAAGCTTATGGGAGCAGAAATAAGGAAAACTCTAGAGATAATTCTCGGCAAAGAGACGTTTAAAGAATTCAGGAAAACTAAACGCTTTGTAGCAGATGTTTACTAG
- the rpsJ gene encoding 30S ribosomal protein S10, with protein sequence MKQQKQKIRIRLKGFDQTQLDRSTADIVETAKRTGAVIVGPIPLPTKREVYTVLRSPHVDKKSREQFEIRTHKRLIDILAPTGKTIDALKTLSLPAGVDIKIKAS encoded by the coding sequence ATGAAGCAGCAAAAACAAAAAATTCGAATCCGATTGAAGGGATTTGATCAGACTCAGTTGGATCGCTCCACGGCTGATATTGTTGAGACAGCAAAAAGGACCGGAGCTGTAATCGTCGGGCCTATACCTTTGCCAACAAAAAGAGAAGTCTATACTGTTTTGCGATCTCCGCATGTAGATAAAAAGTCTAGAGAGCAGTTTGAGATTCGAACACACAAGAGACTTATTGACATTTTAGCTCCTACCGGGAAGACAATAGACGCTCTCAAGACGCTTTCTTTGCCTGCTGGAGTTGATATTAAGATTAAAGCTTCCTAA